A portion of the Actomonas aquatica genome contains these proteins:
- a CDS encoding phytase, producing MSASLRNALFFGAAVFVGITSLVTAATPVAPRVVSTFAKHDTDDPAIWVHPTDPAQSLVVGTDKKADGALLVFGLDGVERKDLSVRGLARPNNVDIAYGVMVGGEKIDVAVVTERLAHRLRVYRLPDMAPVDGGGIPVFEGERARDPMGIALYTRPTDGALFAVVSRSDFGAPTAGYLHQYRLVDDGTGVLRGLFTRAFGEWSGRKEVEAIAVDNELGFIYYSDETYGIRQYAADPLAEDAEDQLAEFGLTGFARDHEGISIYPTGPGTGYILVSDQQANTFRIFTREGTASDPYDHQFVTAVTLSTDESDGSDVTAVALPGYPGGLFVAMSTDKTFQFYAWDDIAAAAGLK from the coding sequence ATGTCTGCATCTCTTCGTAATGCTCTCTTCTTTGGTGCCGCTGTTTTTGTCGGTATCACCTCGCTGGTTACAGCTGCGACGCCGGTGGCGCCGCGCGTGGTTTCCACGTTTGCCAAACACGACACTGATGATCCTGCCATCTGGGTGCATCCGACCGATCCGGCGCAAAGCCTCGTCGTCGGCACCGACAAGAAGGCGGACGGTGCTCTGCTGGTCTTCGGCCTCGACGGTGTCGAGCGCAAGGACCTCTCGGTGCGCGGGCTCGCCCGGCCCAACAATGTCGACATCGCCTACGGCGTGATGGTCGGGGGCGAAAAGATCGACGTTGCGGTCGTGACCGAACGCCTGGCGCACCGTCTGCGCGTCTATCGACTGCCTGACATGGCGCCGGTCGACGGTGGCGGCATTCCGGTGTTTGAGGGCGAGCGCGCCCGCGACCCGATGGGCATCGCGCTCTACACCCGCCCGACCGATGGGGCGCTTTTTGCGGTGGTCAGTCGCTCGGACTTTGGCGCGCCGACGGCCGGTTACCTGCATCAGTATCGGTTGGTCGACGACGGAACCGGCGTGCTGCGCGGCCTCTTCACCCGGGCCTTCGGTGAGTGGAGCGGGCGCAAGGAGGTGGAGGCCATCGCGGTCGATAACGAGCTGGGCTTCATCTACTATTCCGACGAGACGTATGGGATTCGCCAATACGCCGCCGATCCGCTGGCGGAGGACGCGGAGGACCAGCTCGCGGAGTTCGGCCTCACCGGTTTTGCCCGCGACCACGAAGGCATCTCGATTTATCCGACCGGTCCCGGCACCGGCTACATCCTGGTGTCCGACCAGCAGGCCAATACCTTCCGCATCTTCACCCGCGAAGGCACGGCGAGCGATCCGTATGATCACCAGTTTGTCACGGCGGTGACCTTGAGCACCGATGAGAGCGACGGCAGTGACGTGACGGCGGTCGCTTTGCCGGGTTATCCCGGTGGGTTGTTTGTGGCCATGTCGACGGACAAGACCTTCCAGTTCTACGCCTGGGACGACATCGCCGCCGCGGCGGGTCTGAAGTAA
- a CDS encoding TonB-dependent receptor yields the protein MKRILCTLLLALGSAATLLAQALGTVSGRVIDANTGLALEGVRVQVAGTAATTFTGSDGRYTVPNVEAGSQTLRFSYVGYDEMESAVEVSSTGVTRLDAAFEVLEMEAMVIQGAVVGTARAINAQRAADTLSNIVASDAIGSFPDQNAAEALQRVPGLSLYRDQGEGRYIVVRGINYALNNVQLDGVKLASPEEGDRGIALDVIPADAMDSVEVTKVPTPDMDGEGIGGTVNIKSKSAFDHDGMHASFKAQGIYSALSGKTGYKFNGKFSTVTEDGKLGLLIAPTWQVRKFGSYNYENDGWSEEESPTDGNDYYFLEAMNYRDYVIERERYGVSAAIEGRPNENLDWYVRGNYNRFKDTEQRYRTVIDFTEGDLVALDANSATIEDLRRFRRDLRDRVKDQDLQAVSAGFDFRNSAWTIDGKLGYSKGHEESPDETQYRFRRNTRDGVFTYDFSNAYDLRISQLAGASIENPASYELQRVEFTSDAGDETEFDALLNARYDFGGDAPSFVKFGGAFRSKEKTSEVEVFEYSDGPDSFSFANLAGEIGDYPFGFDVPRIDRAAAAEAFFPNLSSFDAERVFEDSELDDWVSNEDVLAGYVMGSTTIGRTTYTAGVRVERTKFDSTGKQVDLENEVVLGNERFSRSYTNWLPGVYLRHDLSDSIVLRASFSNSLSRPSFGSSAARIAINHDDEEVFLGNPALEALESTNWDASVEYYLPSLGVMSASVFYKDIKNFSYEYEVDGGYAPLPDYELTTFANGSSGEIRGLELAYQQQLTMLAAPFDGFGVMANVTFADSEATYPTRPGETLDFIGNSDLVGNLALTYERKGFFARLALNHRSERLREDEEFGGDIYEDVWVDDATQLDLTVRYRVNHNWEIFGEWANITNEPFRVFFKSPNGGGDRLGQWEEYDWTANFGVRWSL from the coding sequence ATGAAACGCATTCTCTGCACCCTTCTTCTTGCTCTCGGTTCTGCCGCGACGCTGCTGGCCCAAGCCTTGGGCACCGTGAGCGGTCGCGTGATCGACGCCAACACTGGCCTCGCCCTCGAGGGCGTGCGCGTCCAAGTGGCGGGCACCGCCGCCACCACCTTTACCGGCTCGGATGGCCGTTACACCGTGCCCAACGTTGAAGCAGGCAGCCAGACGCTGCGCTTCTCCTACGTGGGCTATGATGAAATGGAGTCCGCCGTGGAGGTGAGCTCCACGGGCGTGACTCGCCTCGATGCCGCGTTCGAGGTGCTCGAGATGGAAGCGATGGTCATCCAAGGCGCCGTGGTCGGCACGGCCCGTGCGATCAACGCCCAGCGTGCGGCGGATACGCTGAGCAACATCGTGGCCTCCGACGCCATCGGCAGTTTCCCCGATCAAAACGCCGCCGAGGCGCTGCAGCGCGTGCCGGGCCTGTCGCTCTACCGTGACCAAGGCGAAGGGCGTTACATCGTGGTGCGCGGCATCAACTACGCGCTCAACAACGTGCAGCTCGACGGCGTGAAACTCGCCAGCCCGGAGGAAGGCGACCGCGGCATCGCGCTCGACGTCATCCCGGCCGACGCGATGGACAGCGTCGAGGTGACCAAGGTCCCGACCCCCGACATGGATGGTGAAGGCATCGGTGGCACGGTGAACATCAAGTCCAAGAGCGCCTTCGATCACGACGGCATGCATGCTTCGTTCAAGGCGCAGGGCATCTACTCCGCGCTCTCCGGCAAGACCGGCTACAAGTTCAACGGCAAGTTCTCCACCGTCACGGAAGACGGCAAACTCGGCCTGCTCATCGCCCCGACCTGGCAGGTGCGCAAGTTCGGCTCCTACAACTACGAGAACGATGGCTGGAGCGAAGAGGAGTCCCCGACCGACGGCAATGACTACTACTTCCTCGAAGCGATGAACTATCGCGACTACGTCATCGAGCGTGAGCGTTACGGCGTCTCCGCCGCGATCGAGGGGCGTCCGAATGAGAACCTCGATTGGTATGTGCGCGGCAACTACAACCGTTTCAAGGACACCGAGCAGCGCTATCGCACGGTGATCGATTTCACCGAGGGTGACCTCGTGGCGCTCGACGCCAATTCCGCCACGATCGAAGACCTGCGCCGCTTCCGTCGCGACCTGCGCGACCGCGTGAAGGATCAGGACCTGCAGGCGGTTTCCGCCGGGTTCGATTTTCGCAACAGCGCTTGGACGATCGACGGCAAACTTGGTTACTCGAAGGGCCACGAAGAGAGCCCGGACGAGACGCAATACCGTTTCCGCCGCAACACCCGTGACGGAGTGTTCACCTATGATTTCAGCAATGCTTACGATCTGAGGATCAGCCAGCTCGCCGGCGCCTCGATTGAGAACCCTGCTTCCTACGAGCTGCAGCGCGTGGAGTTCACCAGCGATGCTGGTGACGAGACCGAGTTCGATGCCTTGCTCAATGCCCGTTACGACTTTGGCGGCGACGCGCCGTCTTTCGTGAAGTTTGGTGGCGCTTTCCGCAGCAAAGAGAAGACCTCCGAAGTCGAGGTGTTTGAATATTCCGACGGCCCGGATTCCTTCAGCTTCGCCAACTTGGCGGGCGAAATCGGTGATTACCCGTTTGGTTTTGATGTCCCCCGCATTGATCGTGCGGCGGCGGCTGAAGCGTTCTTCCCCAACCTGTCCTCTTTTGACGCCGAGCGTGTTTTTGAAGACAGTGAGCTCGACGACTGGGTGTCCAATGAGGACGTGCTCGCGGGTTACGTGATGGGCAGCACCACGATCGGTCGCACCACCTATACGGCCGGTGTCCGCGTGGAGCGCACGAAGTTCGACTCGACCGGCAAGCAGGTTGATCTCGAGAACGAGGTCGTTCTCGGCAACGAGCGTTTCTCCCGCAGCTACACCAACTGGCTGCCGGGCGTTTACCTCCGCCACGATCTGAGTGACAGCATTGTGCTGCGTGCCTCCTTCTCCAATTCGCTCTCGCGTCCTTCCTTTGGCAGCAGCGCGGCTCGCATCGCGATCAATCACGATGACGAGGAAGTGTTCCTCGGCAACCCGGCCCTCGAGGCCCTCGAGTCGACCAACTGGGATGCCTCGGTGGAATACTACCTGCCGTCGCTCGGCGTGATGTCGGCCAGCGTGTTCTACAAGGACATCAAAAACTTCTCCTACGAGTATGAAGTCGACGGCGGTTATGCCCCGTTGCCGGACTACGAACTCACCACCTTTGCCAACGGTAGCTCCGGCGAGATTCGCGGTCTCGAGCTCGCTTACCAGCAGCAGCTCACGATGCTGGCGGCGCCGTTCGACGGTTTTGGCGTGATGGCCAACGTCACCTTTGCCGACTCTGAGGCGACCTACCCGACCCGCCCGGGCGAGACCCTGGACTTCATCGGCAACTCCGACCTCGTCGGCAACCTGGCGCTGACCTACGAGCGCAAGGGCTTCTTCGCCCGCCTCGCGCTCAATCACCGCAGCGAGCGTCTGCGTGAAGACGAGGAGTTCGGCGGCGACATCTACGAGGATGTCTGGGTTGACGATGCCACCCAGCTCGACCTCACCGTGCGTTACCGCGTGAACCACAATTGGGAAATCTTTGGCGAGTGGGCCAACATCACCAACGAACCCTTCCGCGTGTTCTTCAAGTCGCCCAACGGCGGCGGCGATCGCCTCGGCCAGTGGGAAGAATACGACTGGACCGCCAACTTCGGCGTGCGCTGGAGCCTCTGA